GAAGTTCGCGAGGCCTTTGCCAGGGAAGAGTTCTTCCAGTTCCATGATGATGCGCTTCCGGATGCCAGGTATTTCGGAGATCCGGTGGACTTCGAATCGATGTGTGAAGTATCTGTTGATACCTCGCGGGGGAGAATTGCAGTTTCTGGAAGTTATGGGATTTTCAATACTGAGCTAGAAAAGCAATGCCGGCAGAATGCGGGAATCCTGCACCAGATTATTGCCATCTCGAAGGGGGACCAATGAAGGTTCAATTCAGTTCGTCGCAGCTTGCTTCCACCGCAGCGGCGCTTCAGACAATCACAGCATCATCATTTTTATCGACCACTATTTCAAGCGCCGCACCGGCGCTCGCCACGTTCTCACCTGTGTCTGGCCTTGATCAGCTTGGTGCCCAGCATGCGCTGGTGTTGGCAGGAGCACCGGGCTCCGCGGCGAGCGTCGCTAAGTCACTTTCACACCAGGTGGCCTGGCTATATGAGGCGCTTAAAGCAACCGCAAGTAGCCTGGGCATGCAAAATGACTTCGTTCAGCGCGCAATGGACGTTGCAGATGAGGGCGGCTATGTGGGGGACATGGCCGCCCTTTTTCCTATGCGTCCTATCCCAACCATTCCGGGTTTTTCTTTCGCGCCTCCGGTGATGGTGCCAGCTACGAGTGTTGAGCAGCTCGTTGCACAATTTAACGCCACGAACGAGGCTGGCGGCCTTGAAGGGGCAAGGCAGTGGACGCAGCTCGGTGCGGCCGCGGCAAGCCTGGCCACATCGCTTGAGTCGGTCGCAGCCCAATTGCTGGCCACGACTGAAGGCATCGCCTTTGATCGTGCTGCGGCAAAGATCAGTGAGGTGGCCGCAACAGCAGGCAACTTTGCGGCCAACTGTGAGGTGATGGCTGCAAGTGTGAGCTCGATGGTGGGCATCCACCAACGCCACCTGCCCCAGGTATTAGCTGCGCAGGCACAGGTGCAGGCAGCGAGTGATCCTCGGGCCAAGATGCTCGCAGAACAATCTGCCCTAGCGCAGCTCAACCCAGCTATTGCTGCTGATCTTCCTACTGGTATGCCCATGATCCGTAGTTTGGTGGCACCCGCAGTGGCGGGGCTTGGTGGAGGCCTGGCTCGCACGGGCATGGGGGTGATTCCTGGGAAAGGAAAGCTCAATACCGCAGGTTTGGGCGCAACGGGTACACCTTCTGAGCCATTGCGTGCGTCGGTGCACACGCCTGGTGGCAGTTTCGAGGCAGTGGCTACCGGTGCAAGTGAGGCGAGTCCGCAGGTGCTTGGTGATGCCGCCACCACCCAAGCCTCCGTTGCCCAAGCACCTGGGCAATTTGCGCAGGCGAGCGCCCAGCAACTCGGTGCGGGCGCTGGGCAACCAGCACCACTTTCGGCCGCCTCGCAGCCTTCTTCGCACAGTCCTGGTGCCCCTATCGCGGGGTTGGGCACCCCGGTGCATCAGCAATCGCTGGCAACAGGTGCGCCGTCTTCGCAGGGCAGTGTGAGCGGCGCGCACACTTCGCGTCGCGCGAAACACGCCGGCGCTGCCGCCTTGGGAGCCCTGGCTACTGGTGGGGCGGCGATGGGGATGGGCGGGCTTGGTGGCTCAGGCTTGGCACACGCTGGTGGCTATCCCGGCGGTGCGGCCGGCAATGCTGGTGGCATGCGTGGTATGGCAGGGCCTTCTGCTGCTACCGCACCCAATGGCCTTGCGGGCGCCGGGGGTGCTGGCGGTGGGGCGTCGACAAGCGCGATGCGTGGAAGCACTGGCGGTCTTGCGCCGATGATGGGGGCGCAGCCAGGTGGGCGTGAGCGCAAGAACACCAAGGTAAAAGGCATTACTCAAGCGGTGGAAAAGAACCACAACCTGAAAATGCTGCTTGGGCAGCAGGAACCGGTGGTGCCGCGGGCGATTGGGGCGTGGGTTCGCCAATAACGTCGCGGCCGAGGCGGTGTTAGGATCCTCGCATGCATGCAGAGGAATTGGTCGTACTTGCTAACTCTGAAGGCAAGCCCACCGGCACCGCCTTAAAAGCCACCGTCCACAGCACCGAAACACCCCTGCACCTGGCTTTTTCCTGCTATGTGCTCAACGGCGAGGGGCAACTTTTGCTCACCCGCCGCGCCTTAGCCAAAAAGACCTGGCCTGGGGTGTGGACCAATTCCGCTTGCGGGCACCTCGCGCCACAAGAAAGCGCCGCCGAGGCCGTGGCACGCCGGGTGCCCTTCGAGCTGGGAATCCCACAAAGCCAGCTTTTCGACGTCACCTGCGTGCTTCCTGACTTCCGCTACAAAGCGGTAGACGCCAGCGGCATTGTCGAGTGGGAAATTTGTCCCGTGTTCATCGCCCGCACGAACGCCACCGTGGCGCCCGAACGCGAAGAAGTAGCCGAGCTGCACTGGACAAGCCCAGCCCAACTCATCGCAGCGGTAGACGCAACACCTTTCGCCTTTAGCCCCTGGATGGTCGAACAGCTCGGGCATGCAGAGCTTCGCCAAGCGCTTCTTAGCCAAAGCGAGCAGCAACGCTAGGCACTAGAACAACGCATCTGCAAACAACGCATCAGCATCACGTAACGGCACTGCCACCCAATCGGGGCGGTGCCGTTTTTCGTATGCCACTTCATAGGCAAAGCGATCCACCACGCAGGCGTGCACGAGAATTTCGTCAATGCGACCGTACGCCGCGAGCAATTCGCTGGGATAATCCAGGCCGGCGTAGTGGAAGGATCGAATAAGCCCCGCCAGGTCATAGGCCACAGGTAACAGCGCGGTGCGTTGGCTGAGGCTTTGGTCGGGCTCGCCTTCAAAGTCCACAACATGCCACCCATTGGCCCAGAGCACCTGCCCAAGGTGTAAATCACCGTGGATGCGTTGGGTGGCGATGCTGCCTTCGAGTGCATCGAAGCTTGCGTGTATGCGCTCGGCATAGGGGCGAAGCTCGGGGGCTTGGGCTATGTGTGCTTCGGCGCGGGCGTGCATGTGTTGGGCAAGTTCGCGCCCTGCCACCGTGCTGGTGGGAAGCTTTGTTCTGAGGTCGTGGTGGATGTCTTTGAGGGCGCGGCCCATGTCTGCGCTGTGATCGAGCAGCAGCGCGCGTTTGTGTGAGGTGCCAAGGCTCCAGGCATCGGTGGCGTTGGGGATAAATTGCGTGGCCACCGCCAGTGTGTAGTTTTGGCCTGCGATCTCGATGCTCACATGCGCCTGGTAGGCGGGCACATGCGCGCGCACTACTTGAGGAATCTCCACATCAGGATGCACCCCTGGGCTAATACTGCGATAAAACTTCCACATGCTCGCCGCGGTATGCAGCGAGGCATTGGTTTGCTGCCCGCTTATTGCCTCAAGCTGCTCCATTGCCTTGTCGACGACCCGCCTATCGCCATGAAACTGTATCGCCGGGTGCTCACGCCACGCACGCAACAAGCCCTGGACGTATGCGGGCTGCTGAAAACAGTCATGCTGCCCGGCGCGAAGCGTTTGTTCATATTGGGCGTGCTGCTTTGAGCCAGGTGCTGCTTGAAGCGCCCACTGCGCCTTGCCGATGGCGATATGTATGCTGCTCATGGGGTGCTAAAGCCTGCGCGCAGATGGGCAAAAGGATCACGGCTGATCGACTCTGCGCCCGTTGCCACATTCAATGCGAGCGTCTCGCGGTGCTCTGGGTAGCTTGGCCAATCGGGCAGGTGGCCGTGCAGAAAATCTTGCACAATCTGGGCAACTCTTGCGGTGGTGTGCTCGGCTGGGTGCTCAATATGTTCTGCAGTGCCAGGTTCGACATAGGCTTCGCTTTGCAGCACCCAAGGAATATCGCAGCAATGCACCGCGGGTTGCTCATTGCTTCCCGTGTAATGGATCACCCAGGTACGGGGTTGGGCTGCAGCGGCGATGTGGTCAACTTGGCGTCGAATAGCTGAATCGCCAACGACCTTGGCCATGAAGCGTGCTTCTTCTGCTTCGTGCTCTACGTAATTGGCGTTGGCGTGAAAGTGCCGCGCCACGAGCGGGCGTAAGGCTTTGGGCAGGCGCGCGTCGATGCGAGCGGTGCGTCGAGAAGCAAACCACTCCTGCTCAGTGCAGCTCAGAATCAGCGGCACGTCGGCCAGCTCTGCGCCATCAAGGCCAGTAGGTCCCATGGCCAGGTCGGTGGGAACGTAGCGCTTGTACTTGCGATAGCCGCGGCTTAACTTATCGGCAGAAAGCTTACTTAAACTTTTGCGGGTAATCGCGCGGCCAAGCGCGAAACGCAGCCTGGGTTTGTGCTGCTCAAAGCTCTTGCGGGCAAACGCAGGCGATAACGCTATCGCGCGACGAAACGTGCCTTTGTAATGGTCTTTCCTACACAGCCACAACGCGATGGTGGCGCCGGCGGACTGCCCAATGAGCGTGACATTGGTGGGGTCACCGCCGAAGGCCTCGGCATTGCCCTGGAGCCAATCTAGTGCAGTCTGGCAGTCGCTAATACCCCGGTAGGAATCGGGCTCATCTTCAGGAAAACGCGCGAAGCCATACACGCCGAGGCGGTAGTCGATGCTCACCATCATCACCCGCTGCGCTGCGAGCCCGCCGCCATGAAACCAGTGCTCATTGCGCCAACCGGAATCAAAACCGCCGCCGTGGATAAAGGCGACGATGGGAAGATCCTCGCCAAGCTCGGCATCTGCCGGAATGCTCACCCTCAACAGCAAGGGGCATTGATCAGGCCTGCCAACGTGTTGGGAGATCTCTGTGCGCATCGTGGGGGCATCAAAGGGTTGCTCCACGCTGGCGTAGGCGATGTGATCAAAAATGGCCACATCCGCCTCGGCTTGATCGCGAGATGGCTCAATATA
This window of the Corynebacterium pseudopelargi genome carries:
- the idi gene encoding isopentenyl-diphosphate Delta-isomerase, which encodes MHAEELVVLANSEGKPTGTALKATVHSTETPLHLAFSCYVLNGEGQLLLTRRALAKKTWPGVWTNSACGHLAPQESAAEAVARRVPFELGIPQSQLFDVTCVLPDFRYKAVDASGIVEWEICPVFIARTNATVAPEREEVAELHWTSPAQLIAAVDATPFAFSPWMVEQLGHAELRQALLSQSEQQR
- a CDS encoding alpha/beta fold hydrolase, translated to MSTNAKPCQSPGTNARGQRFHGYIEPSRDQAEADVAIFDHIAYASVEQPFDAPTMRTEISQHVGRPDQCPLLLRVSIPADAELGEDLPIVAFIHGGGFDSGWRNEHWFHGGGLAAQRVMMVSIDYRLGVYGFARFPEDEPDSYRGISDCQTALDWLQGNAEAFGGDPTNVTLIGQSAGATIALWLCRKDHYKGTFRRAIALSPAFARKSFEQHKPRLRFALGRAITRKSLSKLSADKLSRGYRKYKRYVPTDLAMGPTGLDGAELADVPLILSCTEQEWFASRRTARIDARLPKALRPLVARHFHANANYVEHEAEEARFMAKVVGDSAIRRQVDHIAAAAQPRTWVIHYTGSNEQPAVHCCDIPWVLQSEAYVEPGTAEHIEHPAEHTTARVAQIVQDFLHGHLPDWPSYPEHRETLALNVATGAESISRDPFAHLRAGFSTP
- a CDS encoding phosphotransferase, with product MSSIHIAIGKAQWALQAAPGSKQHAQYEQTLRAGQHDCFQQPAYVQGLLRAWREHPAIQFHGDRRVVDKAMEQLEAISGQQTNASLHTAASMWKFYRSISPGVHPDVEIPQVVRAHVPAYQAHVSIEIAGQNYTLAVATQFIPNATDAWSLGTSHKRALLLDHSADMGRALKDIHHDLRTKLPTSTVAGRELAQHMHARAEAHIAQAPELRPYAERIHASFDALEGSIATQRIHGDLHLGQVLWANGWHVVDFEGEPDQSLSQRTALLPVAYDLAGLIRSFHYAGLDYPSELLAAYGRIDEILVHACVVDRFAYEVAYEKRHRPDWVAVPLRDADALFADALF